The DNA sequence CCCGTATCGCTGGTGCTGTCCACCACCCCGGGCCAGGAGGACTGACCTCAGGGGCCGGTGGGCAGCGCGGTCCCGGGCACCATGGCCGAACACAGCGGATCAGCTGACTGCCTGGATGCGCCCCGGCCGTCGCGGCAGAACCCAGCAGGCCCCCCGATCAGGGCCCGGGCCAGTCGCGGCAGCCCGGCCCCGCATCGATCCGGAGGACCCGTACGAGGCCGAGGGGTGCTCCGTCGGCACCGAGGGCCTGCCGGATTCCCGTACGGATACGGAGTTCGGGGGCGGACAGGGCGGTGCCGAACAGCCCCGGCGAGTACGCGGCGGTGACGTCCCGCAGGGGCTCACGTAGCTCGTGGGGCTCATGGGGCGTACGGGAAGGCTCATGGGGCGTACGGGAAGGCTCGTGGGGCTCGTGGGAACGGGAGGGCTCCCGGGGGTCGGGGGCGGGCCGTTCGTCGAGCCGGGCGGCGAGGGCGGGGGCCAGGTCCGTGAGCAGGGCGCCAGGCGCGTCGGCCGGGCCGTTGCGCGCCGGAGCTTCCACCGGCCGGTGGAACGAGACGCAGTGCAGGTCTCCGGGCTCGCCGCAGCCCTGGACCCGCCAGTCGTCCAGCCGGGCCGCGAGCCAGTAGAAGTCGTGCCGTGGCCGGTCCCAGGTCGACGCCGGGCCGGGCGTCTCGTTCCGCGCGGGGTACTCCGGGGCAGCCGGGGCGCCGTGCTGGGTGAAGGGGAGCACGGCACCGGCGCCGAAGGCCCCGCCGAGCAGGTCACCGAGTTCGGACGCGACCTGCTCCAGGACGGCCGGGCCGTCTGCCGGTGCGCCCGGGGGAGGCGGCACGATCAGCTCGGCCCCGCCGAGGAGCCGCACCCGGGAGGCCCGGGACACGGGGGCGGGGGGCAGCAGGCCCGTGAACGAGTAACCGCCGGTCGGATAGTCGCCGTGGGCCACCTGGTCGGGGGTGATGGGCTGGAGCACGTCAGTTCACCGACAGGCCGTGAGTGACCAGATCGCCCATGGCGTTGGTCACGGTGAAGACGTAGAAGCCCGTGGCGGTGGGAGTGCCGGAGAGTGTTCCGTCGTCCTGAAGGGTGATGCCCGCAGGCAGGTTGCCGTAGGACAACCTCACCGGATCCTGGTAGACGCCCTGTGTTCCGGGCGGGATGGGCAGGGAGACGAGCATGTTGGCGGCGAAGTCCGCCGCGGTGATCTGGTCGCCGTGCTGCCGGAGGGCGACATGGACGGTCTCCATGTCGAGGGTGGGCGCGAGCGACGCCGAGAAGGCGCTCTGCGCGGTGGCCGCGAACGTCGTCTGGGGGAGGAGCTGGGGCAGGAAGACCCCGAGACCGTCGTGGATCGCCTGAGCGTCGTACCCCTCCCGGTTGAGTGCGGCGTCGTGCAGCGTGCCCCCGATGTTGGCGATGGCGTGATAGGTGAAGTCCCAGCCCTGGGGGTTCCCCGGCGGGTTGTTCGCGGGATTGATGGCCTGGACACGGGTCAGCGTGTTGTTGCTCATGGCGGGGTCGGAGGCCCAGACACTGCGGCCGCCGTACATGAACCCGCCCCAGAACATCACGGCGTTGGCCTGGATGCCGAGCGCCTGGGCCAGCAGGATGTGCAGGTTCGCGAAGTCGGAGCAGACAGCCCCGTTGGGAGCCGAGGCCAGGAGCGTCAACGGGTCGGCGGTGAGTACCTGAGCACCGTTGTACGGAACGGTGGCGCTGATCGCCCCCCGTAGCGCGGTCGCGGCGTCCTGGGCCCCGGTCTGGCCATGCGCGAACCGGGTGGCCGCTTCCACCGCCTCGTATCTCGGGTTGGCGGTGGTGGGCGCGCCGAGGAGACGGTAGAGGCTGATGGGGTGGATGCCCGGGAGGGGGACCGAGGTGTTCCCGGCGTGCAGAATCCACTCGACGAATTGAACGGACTGCCCGACCGCGCCCAGGCCCGGCGCGCCCGCCAGGGGAACAGTGAAGACCCAGTTGTCCAAAGCGATGTTCTGGGGCGCGGACTGCCCCAGCACGTCGCCCGTCATGGAGTCGGTGGCCACGAGTGAGACCGGGCCGGGCGGGGTCAAGCCATCGACCTGCACCAGGACCTCCGGGACGTCCCCCGCGCGAAGGGCGGCGTGCTGGCGCATGTTGGCCGGACTCGGGTCTCCCACCATCGGGATCGAGGCGGGGATTTCGACGGCCCTGAGGGTCGGTGAGACCAGCGCCGGCGGCGCGGCTGCCGGGGCGGGCATCATGCGCTGCACCGCACCCTCACCCGCGCGTTGTGCCGTCCCCGGCCGTCCAGCGCCCGGCGTCTCGCCGGACGGGGCGCGTTGGAGTTGTGGAGCCGGACCGCTGAGGGCGGCCCGCGCGTTGGCGTCCGCCTCGCGTTCGAACCGGTCGGACGGGTCGCTGACGCGTAGCCCGCCGCCGTTGTCGGTGCCCGCCACAGGCCCCCGGCGCTGCTGGATGACATGGGTCAGCTCATGCGCCAGGGTGTGCCGGTCACCGCCGCCTTCGCCGATGACGACATGGCTGCCGGAGGTGTAGGCGCGGGCCCCGATCTCGGCGGCGGAGACCTTGGCGGCGGCGTCGTTGTGGATGCGTACGTCGGAGAAGTCGGCCCCGAGCCGGGCTTCCATGTCGGCCCGGGTCGAACGGTCCATCGGCCGGCCGGCGCCGCGCAGCACGCCGGGGACGGCGGAGCGCTGCACGGGTGCCTGGTCTGCCTGGTCCGCCTGTTCGGGCTGCTCGTGGCCGCAGCCGTCGCCGTGCTGGTGCCGGCCCTGCGCGGGCAGGCGGCCGGCGGCCCGCATCATCTGGATGACGGCCGCGTTCCCGGCGCTGCTCTGCTGGGCGAGGAGCCCGGCGGGCGGCACTCCGTACGCGACCGGGGAACGGCGGGCCTGGGCGGGTCTGTCCGCCGCATATGTCTTTTCGGTACCGGTCTGGCTGCGCACGGGGGCCTCTTCGCTGCTGAGGGAGGGGCTCCTCCTTCATACCCGCGAGCACAGCCCCGGTTCCAGGACCCCAAGGGCACAGTTGACTGGCCGTACGTACGGGACGCGACGCGCGGCAGAACCGGAACGTACGGACTCAGGGGGTCGTCGCACTGCTGGGCGGCGCCACCGGTTTTCCGCCGCGCAAC is a window from the Streptomyces sp. MMBL 11-1 genome containing:
- a CDS encoding eCIS core domain-containing protein, giving the protein MRSQTGTEKTYAADRPAQARRSPVAYGVPPAGLLAQQSSAGNAAVIQMMRAAGRLPAQGRHQHGDGCGHEQPEQADQADQAPVQRSAVPGVLRGAGRPMDRSTRADMEARLGADFSDVRIHNDAAAKVSAAEIGARAYTSGSHVVIGEGGGDRHTLAHELTHVIQQRRGPVAGTDNGGGLRVSDPSDRFEREADANARAALSGPAPQLQRAPSGETPGAGRPGTAQRAGEGAVQRMMPAPAAAPPALVSPTLRAVEIPASIPMVGDPSPANMRQHAALRAGDVPEVLVQVDGLTPPGPVSLVATDSMTGDVLGQSAPQNIALDNWVFTVPLAGAPGLGAVGQSVQFVEWILHAGNTSVPLPGIHPISLYRLLGAPTTANPRYEAVEAATRFAHGQTGAQDAATALRGAISATVPYNGAQVLTADPLTLLASAPNGAVCSDFANLHILLAQALGIQANAVMFWGGFMYGGRSVWASDPAMSNNTLTRVQAINPANNPPGNPQGWDFTYHAIANIGGTLHDAALNREGYDAQAIHDGLGVFLPQLLPQTTFAATAQSAFSASLAPTLDMETVHVALRQHGDQITAADFAANMLVSLPIPPGTQGVYQDPVRLSYGNLPAGITLQDDGTLSGTPTATGFYVFTVTNAMGDLVTHGLSVN